A stretch of Nonomuraea africana DNA encodes these proteins:
- a CDS encoding polysaccharide deacetylase family protein, with protein MIRVPILMYHSITDRPNQDTKPHAVRTGDFTEQIDYLSTHGFTPLTVADLVASVHKNNGRSLPEKPVVVTFDDGYADFHTHALPVLEQYAFPATVFLTSGWVSDAGKDAAGRPLDDMLSWSQAREIAGAGIEIGGHSHSHPQLDQLPDAELRQELRRNKGLLEDKIGAPVATMAYPYGYSSARVRREVRKAGYWAACAVNNAIAADRHDLLAIPRLTVGQHTTMSMFRRAVEGSAIPLIYLRERVLTKGYAVVRRTRYGLQRVRGNV; from the coding sequence ATGATCCGTGTGCCGATTCTCATGTACCACTCGATCACCGACCGGCCCAACCAGGACACCAAGCCGCACGCGGTGCGCACGGGTGACTTCACCGAGCAGATCGACTACCTCTCGACGCACGGCTTCACCCCGCTCACGGTGGCCGACCTCGTCGCCTCGGTGCACAAGAACAACGGCAGGTCGCTGCCGGAGAAGCCGGTCGTGGTGACCTTCGACGACGGCTACGCCGACTTCCACACCCACGCGCTGCCGGTGCTCGAGCAGTACGCGTTTCCCGCCACGGTCTTCCTGACCAGCGGATGGGTCTCCGACGCGGGCAAGGACGCCGCGGGCAGGCCGCTGGACGACATGCTCAGCTGGAGCCAGGCCCGCGAGATCGCGGGGGCCGGCATCGAGATCGGTGGCCACAGCCACAGCCACCCCCAGCTCGACCAGCTACCCGACGCCGAGCTCCGCCAGGAGCTGCGCAGGAACAAGGGCCTGCTGGAGGACAAGATCGGCGCGCCGGTGGCCACCATGGCCTACCCTTACGGCTACTCCAGCGCGCGGGTGCGCCGCGAGGTGCGCAAGGCCGGCTACTGGGCGGCGTGCGCGGTGAACAACGCCATCGCCGCCGACCGCCACGACCTGCTGGCCATCCCCCGCCTCACCGTCGGTCAGCACACCACCATGAGCATGTTCAGACGCGCGGTCGAGGGCAGCGCGATCCCGCTGATCTACCTGCGGGAGCGCGTGCTCACCAAGGGCTACGCGGTCGTCAGAAGGACGAGGTACGGATTGCAGCGGGTACGCGGGAATGTCTGA
- a CDS encoding GNAT family N-acetyltransferase has product MNISIVRPGELGESERSRWRALQKADPSLDNPFLSVEFALAMDRLRDYVRVAVIHDGGSIAGFFPYERHSFGIGKPLGGFLTTCHGLISAPELKIDTRALLRAAKLSVFDFDHMVAGQPTFAAFETDVRPAPIMDLTAGFDSWIEQVKSNSPKNLKTVRYKERKLGREQGDLRFEYASPDPAVLRTLLNWKSDQYRRTGRVDRFAQPWIVELIDLMHAGRSDDFAGVLTMLYAGDVPVAGHFGLRTATTLVGWFPAYDTEFARYSPGIVHHLQMAEHAAKAGLHAVDMGKGGKEYKDWLKSGVLYVAEGRVSRPSATAAVHWIGRTPVNKARTIVLDRPSLYRVADRVLKGFGRVRTTLQSDSPPDTVVKEPSGAR; this is encoded by the coding sequence GTGAACATCTCGATCGTTCGCCCCGGCGAGCTGGGTGAGTCCGAGCGGTCTCGATGGCGGGCGTTGCAGAAGGCGGATCCCTCGCTGGACAACCCCTTTCTCTCCGTCGAGTTCGCGCTGGCCATGGACCGCCTGCGCGACTACGTGCGGGTGGCTGTCATCCACGACGGCGGCTCGATCGCCGGTTTCTTCCCCTACGAGCGCCACAGCTTCGGCATCGGCAAGCCGCTCGGCGGCTTTCTCACCACGTGTCATGGCCTGATCTCGGCTCCCGAGCTGAAGATCGACACGAGGGCCCTGCTCAGGGCCGCGAAGCTGAGCGTCTTCGACTTCGACCACATGGTCGCGGGTCAGCCGACGTTCGCGGCGTTCGAGACCGATGTCCGGCCCGCTCCCATCATGGACCTCACCGCGGGGTTCGACTCCTGGATCGAGCAGGTGAAGTCGAACTCGCCCAAGAACCTGAAGACCGTGCGCTACAAGGAGCGCAAGCTCGGCAGGGAACAGGGCGACTTGCGCTTCGAGTACGCCTCCCCCGATCCCGCCGTGCTGCGCACCCTGCTGAACTGGAAGTCCGACCAGTACCGCAGGACCGGCAGGGTCGACAGGTTCGCCCAGCCGTGGATCGTCGAGCTGATCGACCTGATGCACGCCGGGCGCTCCGACGACTTCGCGGGCGTCCTCACCATGCTCTATGCCGGTGACGTTCCGGTGGCGGGCCACTTCGGTCTGCGCACGGCGACGACGCTGGTCGGCTGGTTCCCGGCCTACGACACCGAGTTCGCGCGCTACTCGCCGGGCATCGTGCACCACCTGCAGATGGCCGAGCACGCGGCGAAGGCCGGGCTGCACGCCGTCGACATGGGCAAGGGCGGCAAGGAGTACAAGGACTGGCTGAAGAGCGGGGTCCTCTACGTCGCCGAAGGACGCGTCTCCCGGCCGTCCGCGACAGCCGCCGTCCACTGGATCGGCAGGACTCCTGTCAACAAGGCGCGAACAATCGTCCTGGATCGACCGTCTCTCTATAGGGTGGCCGACCGCGTGCTGAAGGGATTCGGGCGGGTGCGCACGACCTTGCAGTCCGATTCGCCACCCGACACCGTCGTCAAGGAACCCTCAGGGGCGCGGTAA
- a CDS encoding sigma-70 family RNA polymerase sigma factor has translation MPGWPTVDRADDQQLVEALRHADTDAPARLYDAYAERLHDYACSLTGDRDSAADAVHDALVTAQGRTDQLKESARLRAWLYALTRFQSVAKTPRTPGTPPPVLDDPEDPELAELVHEALGELSKGEREVLELSLRHGLTPSEVGAVLGLTSRQAATRLGRARDHLENAAAAVVLARTGRAHCPDLSAMVDSWEGPLTPILRRRLSGHIGGCEVCTEGRHRHVSASRLLDLVPVAFPPISLRRRVVETCTSPERDQTRTLITERGDSFDRTGFPVIVERRSRRRPRRLAPVFTVGACVLAATGAMIVMNGESEPAALRIVPPASARASEPALTLTDPSADPLTDPLADPSAEPELQNDAEEGPEPTEQPSRTAQPPQSRPAARPAQTPVARPSTTRPTPTPTRTRAAAPAARLSVTCPGSVAGAGTVRLAARNATITWSAGASDGLDVFPSGGSIKAGQSASVWVTVNDPGSPGAGTVTISSNGGGGSCALSWNGQGGHDPEPTDDPPASPDSTETPAPGVASSTTTHEAQDD, from the coding sequence GTGCCCGGATGGCCTACTGTCGACCGCGCCGACGATCAGCAACTGGTGGAGGCGCTGCGCCACGCCGACACCGACGCCCCCGCCAGGCTCTATGACGCCTACGCCGAACGGCTGCACGACTACGCCTGCTCGCTGACCGGCGACCGCGACAGCGCGGCGGACGCCGTGCACGACGCGCTGGTGACCGCGCAGGGCCGTACCGACCAGCTCAAGGAGAGCGCCAGGCTGCGCGCGTGGCTGTACGCGCTGACCAGGTTCCAGAGCGTCGCCAAGACCCCCAGGACGCCCGGCACCCCGCCTCCCGTCCTGGACGACCCCGAGGACCCCGAGCTGGCCGAGCTGGTGCACGAGGCGCTCGGCGAGCTGAGCAAGGGCGAGCGCGAAGTGCTCGAACTGTCGCTGCGGCACGGGCTGACCCCCTCGGAGGTCGGCGCCGTGCTCGGGCTCACCTCCCGCCAGGCGGCCACCAGGCTCGGCAGGGCGCGCGACCATCTGGAGAACGCCGCCGCCGCCGTGGTCCTGGCCAGGACGGGGCGCGCGCACTGCCCCGACCTGTCGGCCATGGTCGACTCGTGGGAGGGCCCGCTCACCCCGATCCTGCGCAGGCGCCTGTCGGGGCACATCGGCGGCTGCGAGGTCTGCACCGAGGGCCGGCACCGGCACGTCTCGGCGAGCAGGCTGCTCGATCTGGTGCCCGTCGCCTTCCCGCCGATCTCGCTGCGCCGCCGGGTGGTCGAGACCTGCACCAGCCCCGAGCGGGACCAGACCCGCACGCTGATCACCGAGCGTGGCGACAGCTTCGACAGGACCGGCTTCCCGGTGATCGTCGAGCGCCGCTCGCGCAGGCGTCCCCGCAGGCTGGCGCCGGTCTTCACCGTCGGCGCCTGCGTGCTCGCCGCCACCGGTGCGATGATCGTGATGAACGGCGAGTCCGAGCCGGCCGCGCTGCGGATCGTGCCCCCCGCCTCGGCCCGCGCCTCCGAGCCCGCCCTCACGCTCACCGACCCTTCGGCCGATCCCCTGACCGACCCTCTGGCCGACCCCTCGGCCGAGCCCGAGCTGCAGAACGACGCCGAGGAGGGTCCCGAGCCGACGGAGCAGCCGAGCCGTACGGCACAGCCGCCGCAGTCGCGGCCCGCGGCCAGGCCGGCGCAGACCCCCGTCGCGCGGCCCTCGACCACCAGGCCGACACCCACCCCTACCCGCACCCGGGCCGCCGCGCCGGCGGCGCGGCTGTCGGTCACCTGTCCCGGCAGCGTCGCGGGCGCGGGCACGGTACGGCTGGCCGCCCGCAACGCGACGATCACCTGGAGCGCGGGCGCCTCCGACGGCCTCGACGTGTTCCCCTCGGGCGGTTCGATCAAGGCAGGCCAGTCGGCGTCGGTCTGGGTGACGGTCAACGACCCCGGCTCCCCCGGCGCGGGAACCGTGACGATCAGCTCCAACGGCGGCGGCGGCTCCTGCGCGCTGTCATGGAACGGCCAGGGCGGTCACGACCCCGAGCCCACCGATGATCCGCCCGCCTCTCCCGACTCGACGGAGACGCCGGCGCCCGGTGTGGCGAGCAGCACGACCACGCACGAGGCGCAAGATGATTAA
- a CDS encoding glycosyltransferase family 2 protein has translation MSVVVPAMNEAENLPHVFATIPQWIDEIVLVDGNSVDDTVAVARRLRPNIKIVTQTGRGKGDALAAGFAACTSDIIVMIDADGSTDGHEIISFVGALVTGADFVKGSRYISGGGSDDLTFSRYFGNKVLTTLVNIFYQTKYTDLCYGYNAFWARHLPVLDLDCDGFEVETLMNVRAAKAGLRVQEVPSHERCRIHGESNLHAVRDGIRVLKTILRERRRRPARPVPEPASRPAADRGVA, from the coding sequence GTGAGCGTGGTGGTCCCGGCGATGAACGAGGCGGAGAACCTGCCCCACGTGTTCGCCACCATTCCCCAGTGGATCGACGAGATCGTGCTGGTCGACGGCAACTCCGTGGACGACACCGTCGCCGTGGCGCGCCGGCTCAGGCCCAACATCAAGATCGTAACGCAGACCGGCAGGGGCAAGGGCGACGCGCTGGCCGCCGGTTTCGCCGCCTGCACGAGCGACATCATCGTCATGATCGACGCTGACGGCTCCACCGACGGCCACGAGATCATCTCCTTCGTGGGCGCGCTCGTCACCGGCGCCGACTTCGTCAAGGGATCGCGCTACATCTCCGGCGGCGGCAGCGACGACCTGACCTTCAGCCGCTACTTCGGCAACAAGGTCCTCACGACTCTGGTGAACATCTTCTACCAGACCAAGTACACCGACCTGTGCTACGGCTACAACGCCTTCTGGGCCAGGCACCTGCCCGTGCTCGACCTCGACTGCGACGGCTTCGAGGTGGAGACGCTGATGAACGTCCGCGCCGCCAAGGCCGGGCTGCGGGTGCAGGAGGTGCCCAGCCACGAGCGCTGCCGCATCCACGGTGAGAGCAACCTGCACGCCGTCCGCGACGGCATCCGCGTGCTCAAGACGATCCTGCGCGAGCGGCGCCGCCGTCCCGCGCGGCCCGTTCCCGAGCCCGCCAGCCGCCCCGCGGCCGACCGGGGCGTGGCGTAA
- a CDS encoding glycosyltransferase family 2 protein has product MKSSVVICVYTEDRWEDIRQAVESVELQRRPAHEIILVVDYNQDLMLRLKQAYPRVVSAGARRERATEEPTSGEAGATTIRVVENTHEKGLSGGKNTGADVATGDIVAYLDDDAVADPGWLEALEEGFQDPAVVGVGGRTEPLWQTGRRPRWFPYEFDWTVGCSYRGMPAVRSPIRNVMGGNAAFRRTAVGEVGGFHSGIGRSVQGRKSRPLGCEETEFCIRLSQRKPGAVMLFEPAALIGHKVPAQRATFGYFRSRCYAEGLSKALVTQSVGTQDGLKSERAHALKALPLGALRGLGEAVRGDVSGLGRAFAIVVGLAWTTWGYVVGSVRLKLVRS; this is encoded by the coding sequence ATGAAGAGTTCGGTCGTCATCTGCGTCTACACCGAGGACCGCTGGGAGGACATCAGGCAGGCCGTCGAGTCAGTCGAGCTCCAGCGCCGCCCCGCGCACGAGATCATCCTGGTCGTCGACTACAACCAGGACCTGATGCTCAGGCTCAAGCAGGCCTACCCGCGGGTCGTAAGCGCAGGAGCTCGCCGGGAGAGAGCGACGGAGGAGCCAACGAGCGGCGAAGCGGGCGCGACCACGATACGCGTGGTCGAGAACACCCATGAGAAGGGCTTGTCGGGGGGCAAGAACACCGGCGCCGACGTGGCGACGGGCGACATCGTCGCCTACCTCGACGACGACGCCGTGGCCGATCCCGGGTGGTTGGAGGCTTTGGAGGAGGGCTTCCAGGACCCCGCGGTGGTCGGCGTCGGCGGCAGAACCGAGCCGTTGTGGCAGACGGGACGCCGGCCCCGATGGTTCCCCTACGAGTTCGACTGGACCGTGGGGTGCAGCTACCGCGGCATGCCGGCCGTACGGTCGCCGATCCGCAACGTCATGGGCGGCAATGCCGCCTTCAGGCGTACGGCGGTGGGCGAGGTCGGCGGTTTCCACAGCGGCATCGGACGCAGCGTCCAGGGACGCAAGAGCCGTCCGCTCGGCTGCGAGGAGACCGAGTTCTGCATCAGGCTCTCCCAGCGCAAGCCGGGGGCGGTCATGCTGTTCGAGCCCGCCGCGCTGATCGGGCACAAGGTGCCTGCCCAGCGGGCCACCTTCGGCTACTTCCGCTCCCGCTGCTACGCGGAGGGCCTGTCCAAGGCACTGGTCACACAGAGTGTGGGCACCCAGGACGGGCTGAAGAGCGAGCGGGCGCACGCGCTGAAGGCGCTGCCGCTCGGCGCGCTGCGCGGGCTCGGCGAGGCGGTGCGCGGCGACGTGTCGGGGCTCGGCAGGGCCTTCGCGATCGTCGTCGGGCTGGCCTGGACGACCTGGGGCTACGTGGTGGGTTCCGTACGGCTGAAGCTGGTGCGTTCATGA